The following coding sequences are from one Solea solea chromosome 4, fSolSol10.1, whole genome shotgun sequence window:
- the LOC131458586 gene encoding odorant receptor 131-2-like: MTFTNQSHANVTAGLQYQSFQEILILNIASTVPCCVFLFINGTMLYTLRSKAVFCDTSRYILLYNLLLGDTLLLTQSQLLYLLSTLRVTMTYAACATALMATNLVTSISPLTLVVMSLERYVAVCHPLKHATIITIRNTALAIVGVWALSSLNILTQVLLLLKFGFVDVAFLYTKDFCGRENIFLNPESNLYATGYMSFVFVLTTVAIAFSYIGVTIAARSASSTDKASARKARKTLLLHLVQLGLGLLSTIHTPILYSISTSLGRVMIVRMQVLLYLCVIILPRCLSALIYGLRDQTIRHVLVQHLRCHCRP; this comes from the coding sequence ATGACCTTCACAAACCAGTCTCACGCGAACGTCACTGCTGGACTTCAGTATCAGAGTTTTCAGgagattctgattctgaacatTGCCAGCACAGTTCCCTGCTGTGTGTTCCTCTTCATCAACGGGACCATGTTGTACACGCTGCGCAGTAAAGCCGTGTTCTGCGACACGTCTCGTTACATCCTCCTCTATAACCTCCTGTTGGGCGACACCTTGCTGCTGACGCAGAGTCAGCTGCTCTACCTGCTCTCTACGCTCAGGGTGACGATGACGTACGCCGCCTGCGCCACCGCACTCATGGCCACCAACCTCGTCACCAGCATCTCTCCACTCACACTGGTGGTGATGTCACTGGAGAGATATGTGGCCGTGTGCCACCCACTGAAACAcgccaccatcatcaccatcaggAACACGGCACTGGCCATTGTCGGAGTTTGGGCCCTCAGCTCGCTGAACATCCTGACCCAAGTTCTTCTTCTGCTAAAGTTTGGTTTTGTAGACGTGGCCTTTCTGTACACTAAAGACTTCTGTGGCAGAGAGAACATTTTCCTCAATCCAGAGTCCAATCTTTATGCCACAGGTTACatgagttttgtgtttgttctgaCGACCGTGGCCATCGCTTTCTCCTACATCGGCGTCACGATCGCGGCCAGGTCGGCGTCCTCCACGGACAAAGCCTCGGCGCGCAAAGCTCGCAaaacgctgctgctgcacctggTTCAGCTGGGCCTCGGCCTCCTGTCGACGATACACACCCCCATCCTCTACTCCATCTCCACCAGTCTGGGCCGAGTCATGATCGTACGAATGCAGGTTCTTCTCTACCTGTGTGTCATTATTCTGCCCAGATGCCTCAGCGCTCTCATCTACGGCCTCAGAGATCAAACCATCAGACATGTCCTGGTGCAACACCTCCGCTGTCACTGCAGACCATag
- the LOC131458587 gene encoding odorant receptor 131-2-like, with protein MTFTNQSHANVTAGLQYQSFQEILILNIASTVPCCVFLFINGTMLYTLRSKAVFCDTSRYILLYNLLLGDTLLLMQSQLLYLLSTLRVTMTYAACAAALMATRLVTSISPLTLVVMSLERYVAVCHPLKHATIITIRNTALAIVGVWALSSLNILTQVLLLLKFGFVDVAFLYTKDFCGRENIFLNPESNLYATGYMSFVFVLTTVAIVFSYIGVTIAARSASSTDKASARKARRTLLLHLVQLGLGLLSTIHNPILYSISTSLGRVMIVRMQVLLYLCVIILPRCLSALIYGLRDQTIRHVLVQHLRCHCRP; from the coding sequence ATGACCTTCACAAACCAGTCTCACGCTAACGTCACTGCTGGACTTCAGTATCAGAGTTTTCAGgagattctgattctgaacatTGCCAGCACAGTTCCCTGCTGTGTGTTCCTCTTCATCAACGGGACCATGTTGTACACGCTGCGCAGTAAAGCCGTGTTCTGCGACACGTCTCGTTACATCCTCCTCTATAACCTCCTGTTGGGCGACACCTTGCTGCTGATGCAGAGTCAGCTGCTCTACCTGCTCTCTACGCTCAGGGTGACGATGACGTACGCCGCCTGCGCCGCCGCGCTCATGGCCACTAGACTCGTCACCAGCATCTCTCCGCTCACACTGGTGGTGATGTCACTGGAGAGATATGTGGCCGTGTGCCACCCACTGAAACAcgccaccatcatcaccatcaggAACACGGCACTGGCCATTGTCGGAGTTTGGGCCCTCAGCTCGCTGAACATCCTGACCCAAGTTCTTCTTCTGCTAAAGTTTGGTTTTGTAGACGTGGCCTTTCTGTACACTAAAGACTTCTGTGGCAGAGAGAACATTTTCCTCAATCCAGAGTCCAATCTTTATGCCACAGGTTACatgagttttgtgtttgttctgaCGACCGTGGCCATCGTTTTCTCCTACATCGGCGTCACGATCGCGGCCAGGTCGGCGTCCTCCACGGACAAAGCCTCGGCGCGCAAAGCTCGCAgaacgctgctgctgcacctggTTCAGCTGGGCCTCGGCCTCCTGTCGACGATACACAACCCCATCCTCTACTCCATCTCCACCAGTCTGGGCCGAGTCATGATCGTACGAATGCAGGTTCTTCTCTACCTGTGTGTCATTATTCTGCCCAGATGCCTCAGCGCTCTCATCTACGGCCTCAGAGATCAAACCATCAGACATGTCCTGGTGCAACACCTCCGCTGTCACTGCAGACCATag